One window of Klebsiella quasivariicola genomic DNA carries:
- the lpdA gene encoding dihydrolipoyl dehydrogenase: protein MSTEIKTQVVVLGAGPAGYSAAFRCADLGLETVIVERYSTLGGVCLNVGCIPSKALLHVAKVIEEAKALAEHGIVFGEPKTDIDKIRTWKEKVITQLTGGLAGMAKGRKVKVVNGLGKFTGANTLEVEGENGKTVINFDNAIIAAGSRPIQLPFIPHEDPRVWDSTDALELKSVPKRMLVMGGGIIGLEMGTVYHALGSEIDVVEMFDQVIPAADKDVVKVFTKRISKKFNLMLETKVTAVEAKEDGIYVSMEGKKAPAEAQRYDAVLVAIGRVPNGKNLDAGKAGVEVDDRGFIRVDKQMRTNVPHIFAIGDIVGQPMLAHKGVHEGHVAAEVISGLKHYFDPKVIPSIAYTEPEVAWVGLTEKEAKEKGISYETATFPWAASGRAIASDCADGMTKLIFDKETHRVIGGAIVGTNGGELLGEIGLAIEMGCDAEDIALTIHAHPTLHESVGLAAEVFEGSITDLPNAKAKKK, encoded by the coding sequence ATGAGTACTGAAATCAAAACTCAGGTCGTGGTACTTGGGGCAGGCCCCGCAGGTTACTCTGCAGCCTTCCGTTGCGCTGATTTAGGTCTGGAAACCGTCATCGTAGAACGTTACAGCACCCTCGGTGGTGTTTGTCTGAACGTGGGTTGTATCCCTTCTAAAGCGCTGCTGCACGTAGCAAAAGTTATCGAAGAAGCGAAAGCGCTGGCCGAACACGGCATCGTTTTCGGCGAGCCGAAAACTGACATTGACAAGATCCGCACCTGGAAAGAAAAAGTCATCACTCAGCTGACCGGTGGTCTGGCTGGCATGGCCAAAGGCCGTAAAGTGAAGGTGGTTAACGGTCTGGGTAAATTTACCGGCGCTAACACCCTGGAAGTGGAAGGCGAGAACGGCAAAACCGTCATCAACTTCGACAACGCGATCATCGCGGCGGGTTCCCGTCCGATTCAGCTGCCGTTTATCCCGCATGAAGATCCGCGCGTATGGGACTCCACCGACGCGCTGGAACTGAAGTCCGTACCGAAACGCATGCTGGTCATGGGCGGCGGTATCATCGGTCTGGAAATGGGTACCGTATACCATGCGCTGGGTTCAGAGATTGACGTGGTGGAAATGTTCGACCAGGTTATCCCGGCTGCCGATAAAGACGTCGTTAAAGTCTTCACCAAACGCATCAGCAAGAAATTCAACCTGATGCTGGAAACCAAAGTCACTGCCGTTGAAGCGAAAGAAGACGGTATTTACGTTTCCATGGAAGGCAAAAAAGCCCCTGCGGAAGCGCAGCGTTACGACGCGGTGCTGGTCGCTATCGGTCGAGTACCGAACGGCAAAAACCTCGATGCAGGCAAAGCCGGCGTGGAAGTGGACGATCGCGGCTTCATCCGCGTTGACAAACAAATGCGCACCAACGTGCCGCACATCTTTGCTATCGGCGATATCGTCGGTCAGCCGATGCTGGCACACAAAGGTGTCCATGAAGGTCACGTTGCCGCAGAAGTTATTTCCGGCCTGAAACACTACTTCGATCCGAAAGTGATCCCGTCCATCGCCTACACCGAGCCAGAAGTGGCATGGGTTGGCCTGACTGAGAAAGAAGCGAAAGAGAAAGGCATCAGCTATGAAACTGCCACCTTCCCGTGGGCGGCTTCCGGCCGTGCTATCGCTTCCGACTGCGCAGACGGTATGACCAAACTGATCTTCGACAAAGAGACCCACCGTGTGATCGGCGGCGCGATTGTCGGCACCAACGGCGGCGAGCTGCTGGGTGAAATCGGTCTGGCTATCGAAATGGGCTGCGACGCTGAAGACATCGCGCTGACTATCCACGCTCACCCGACTCTGCATGAGTCCGTTGGCCTGGCGGCAGAAGTCTTCGAAGGCAGCATCACCGACCTGCCAAACGCCAAAGCGAAGAAAAAGTAA
- the aceF gene encoding pyruvate dehydrogenase complex dihydrolipoyllysine-residue acetyltransferase — MAIEIKVPDIGADEVEITEILVKVGDKVEAEQSLITVEGDKASMEVPSPQAGVVKEIKVSVGDKTETGKLIMIFDSADGAAAAAPAQEEKKEAAPAAAAPAAAAAAKEVHVPDIGGDEVEVTEIMVKVGDTIAAEQSLITVEGDKASMEVPAPFAGTVKEIKINTGDKVSTGSLIMIFDVAGEAPAAAPAQAAAPAAAAAPAAAAGVKDVNVPDIGGDEVEVTEVMVKVGDKVAAEQSLITVEGDKASMEVPAPFAGTVKEIKISTGDKVKTGSLIMVFEVEGAAPAPAQAAAPAPAAAPTQAAKPAAAPAAKAEGKTEFAENDAYVHATPLIRRLAREFGVNLAKVKGTGRKGRILREDVQAYVKEAVKRAESAPAAAAGGGIPGMLPWPKVDFSKFGEIEEVELGRIQKISGANLSRNWVMIPHVTHFDKTDITDLEAFRKQQNAEAEKRKLDVKFTPVVFIMKAVAAALEQMPRFNSSLSEDGQRLTLKKYINIGVAVDTPNGLVVPVFKDVNKKSITELSRELTTISKKARDGKLTAGEMQGGCFTISSIGGLGTTHFAPIVNAPEVAILGVSKSAMEPVWNGKEFVPRLMMPISLSFDHRVIDGADGARFITIINNTLSDIRRLVM, encoded by the coding sequence ATGGCTATCGAAATCAAAGTACCGGACATCGGGGCTGATGAAGTTGAAATCACCGAGATCCTGGTCAAAGTTGGCGACAAAGTAGAAGCTGAACAGTCGCTGATCACCGTAGAAGGCGACAAAGCCTCTATGGAAGTGCCGTCTCCGCAGGCTGGCGTCGTGAAAGAGATTAAAGTCTCCGTCGGCGACAAAACCGAGACCGGTAAACTGATCATGATTTTCGATTCCGCCGACGGTGCAGCAGCTGCTGCACCTGCGCAGGAAGAGAAGAAAGAAGCCGCTCCGGCTGCTGCTGCTCCGGCAGCTGCCGCGGCAGCGAAAGAAGTGCACGTCCCGGATATCGGTGGCGATGAAGTTGAAGTCACCGAGATCATGGTGAAAGTAGGCGACACCATCGCCGCTGAGCAATCCCTGATCACCGTAGAAGGCGATAAAGCCTCTATGGAAGTCCCGGCGCCGTTCGCGGGTACCGTGAAAGAGATCAAAATCAACACCGGCGATAAAGTCTCCACCGGCTCCCTGATCATGATATTCGACGTGGCGGGCGAAGCGCCTGCGGCCGCTCCGGCACAGGCTGCTGCTCCGGCGGCTGCCGCGGCTCCGGCCGCTGCCGCTGGCGTGAAAGACGTTAACGTCCCGGATATCGGCGGCGACGAAGTTGAAGTCACCGAAGTGATGGTTAAAGTTGGCGATAAAGTCGCGGCGGAACAGTCCCTGATCACCGTCGAAGGCGACAAAGCGTCTATGGAAGTGCCGGCGCCGTTCGCGGGTACCGTTAAAGAGATCAAAATCAGCACCGGCGATAAAGTCAAAACCGGTTCCCTGATTATGGTCTTCGAAGTGGAAGGCGCTGCGCCTGCTCCGGCTCAGGCTGCGGCACCGGCACCGGCTGCTGCCCCGACTCAGGCCGCTAAGCCTGCCGCGGCACCGGCTGCGAAAGCAGAAGGTAAAACCGAATTCGCTGAAAACGACGCTTACGTTCACGCGACGCCGCTGATTCGCCGCCTGGCGCGCGAGTTCGGCGTAAACCTGGCGAAAGTGAAAGGGACCGGCCGTAAAGGTCGTATCCTGCGCGAAGACGTCCAGGCTTACGTGAAAGAAGCGGTTAAACGCGCTGAATCCGCACCGGCGGCTGCCGCAGGCGGCGGTATCCCGGGCATGCTGCCATGGCCGAAGGTTGACTTCAGCAAGTTTGGCGAAATCGAAGAAGTGGAACTGGGGCGTATCCAGAAAATCTCTGGCGCTAACCTGAGCCGTAACTGGGTGATGATCCCGCACGTTACCCACTTCGACAAAACCGATATCACCGATCTGGAAGCGTTCCGTAAGCAGCAGAATGCCGAAGCTGAGAAGCGTAAACTGGACGTGAAATTCACCCCAGTGGTCTTCATCATGAAAGCGGTTGCCGCTGCGCTTGAGCAGATGCCGCGCTTCAACAGCTCGCTGTCCGAAGATGGTCAGCGCCTGACGCTGAAGAAATACATCAACATCGGTGTGGCGGTTGATACTCCGAACGGTCTGGTGGTTCCGGTCTTTAAAGACGTGAACAAGAAGAGCATCACCGAGCTGTCTCGCGAGCTGACCACCATCTCCAAGAAAGCGCGCGATGGCAAGCTGACGGCTGGCGAAATGCAGGGCGGTTGCTTCACCATCTCCAGCATCGGCGGCCTGGGGACTACCCACTTCGCGCCGATTGTTAACGCGCCGGAAGTGGCCATCCTCGGCGTGTCTAAGTCCGCGATGGAGCCGGTATGGAATGGTAAAGAGTTCGTTCCGCGTCTGATGATGCCGATCTCTCTGTCCTTCGACCACCGCGTCATCGACGGTGCTGATGGTGCCCGCTTCATTACCATCATTAACAACACCCTGAGCGACATTCGCCGCCTGGTGATGTAA
- the aceE gene encoding pyruvate dehydrogenase (acetyl-transferring), homodimeric type: MSERLHNDVDPIETRDWLQAIESVIREEGVERAQYLIDQLLSEARKGGVKVAAGSSAGNYVNTIAVEDEPEYPGNLDLERRIRSAIRWNAIMTVLRASKKDLELGGHMASYQSSATFYEVCFNHFFRARTEKDGGDLVYFQGHISPGVYARAFLEGRLTEEQMNNFRQEVHGNGLSSYPHPKLMPEFWQFPTVSMGLGPLGAIYQAKFLKYLEHRGLKDTSAQTVYAFLGDGEMDEPESKGAITIATREKLDNLVFVINCNLQRLDGPVTGNGKIINELEGIFGGAGWNVIKVIWGGRWDELLRKDTSGKLIQLMNETVDGDYQTFKSKDGAYVREHFFGKYPETAALVADWTDEQIWALNRGGHDPKKVYAALKKAQETKGQPTVILAHTIKGYGMGDTAEGKNIAHQVKKMNMDGVRYVRDRFNVPVADADLEKLPYVTFPEGSEEHTYLHAQREKLNGYLPTRQPKFTEKLELPTLADFSALLEEQNKEISTTIAFVRALNVMLKNKSIKDRLVPIIADEARTFGMEGLFRQIGIYSPNGQQYTPQDREQVAYYKEDEKGQILQEGINELGAGASWLAAATSYSTNNLPMIPFYIYYSMFGFQRIGDLCWAAGDQQARGFLIGGTSGRTTLNGEGLQHEDGHSHIQSLTIPNCISYDPAYAYEVAVIMHDGLVRMYGEAQENVYYYITTLNENYHMPAMPEGAEEGIRKGIYKLETLEGSKGKVQLLGSGSILRHVREAAQILAKEYGVGSDVYSVTSFTELARDGQDCERWNMLHPLETPRVPYIAQVMNDAPAVASTDYMKLFAEQVRTYVPADDYRVLGTDGFGRSDSRENLRHHFEVDASYVVVAALGELAKRGEIDKKVVADAIAKFDIDAEKVNPRLA, from the coding sequence CGCCGGCAACTACGTCAACACTATTGCCGTTGAAGATGAACCGGAATACCCGGGCAATCTGGATCTGGAACGTCGTATTCGTTCTGCGATTCGCTGGAACGCCATCATGACCGTTCTGCGCGCATCGAAAAAAGATCTTGAACTGGGCGGCCACATGGCGTCCTATCAGTCTTCTGCGACTTTCTACGAAGTCTGCTTCAACCACTTCTTCCGTGCGCGCACTGAAAAAGATGGCGGCGATCTGGTTTACTTCCAGGGCCACATCTCTCCGGGCGTATATGCACGTGCCTTCCTGGAAGGCCGTCTGACCGAAGAGCAGATGAACAACTTCCGTCAGGAAGTTCACGGTAATGGTCTGTCCTCTTATCCGCACCCGAAACTGATGCCGGAGTTCTGGCAGTTCCCGACCGTATCCATGGGTCTGGGGCCGTTGGGTGCGATTTATCAGGCTAAGTTCCTGAAATATCTGGAACACCGTGGTCTGAAAGACACCTCTGCGCAAACCGTTTACGCCTTCCTCGGCGACGGTGAGATGGATGAGCCGGAATCTAAAGGCGCTATCACCATCGCAACTCGTGAAAAACTGGATAACCTGGTCTTCGTCATCAACTGCAACCTGCAGCGTCTGGACGGCCCGGTAACGGGTAACGGTAAAATCATTAACGAACTGGAAGGCATCTTTGGCGGTGCGGGCTGGAACGTTATCAAGGTTATCTGGGGCGGTCGTTGGGATGAGCTGCTGCGTAAAGACACCAGCGGTAAGCTGATTCAGCTGATGAACGAAACCGTTGACGGCGACTACCAGACCTTCAAATCCAAAGACGGCGCTTACGTTCGTGAGCACTTCTTTGGCAAATATCCGGAAACCGCTGCCCTGGTTGCTGACTGGACTGATGAGCAGATCTGGGCCCTGAACCGCGGTGGTCACGATCCGAAGAAAGTCTACGCTGCACTGAAGAAAGCGCAGGAGACCAAAGGTCAGCCGACCGTGATCCTGGCGCATACCATCAAAGGTTATGGTATGGGCGATACCGCTGAAGGTAAGAACATCGCGCACCAGGTTAAGAAAATGAACATGGACGGCGTTCGCTATGTCCGCGATCGTTTCAATGTGCCGGTGGCTGATGCCGATCTCGAAAAACTGCCGTACGTGACCTTCCCGGAAGGTTCCGAAGAGCACACCTACCTGCATGCGCAACGTGAGAAGCTGAACGGCTACCTGCCGACTCGTCAGCCGAAGTTCACTGAGAAACTGGAGCTGCCGACCCTGGCTGACTTTAGCGCGCTGCTGGAAGAGCAAAACAAAGAAATTTCCACCACTATCGCTTTCGTTCGTGCCCTGAACGTGATGCTGAAGAACAAGTCGATCAAAGATCGTCTGGTGCCGATCATCGCTGACGAAGCGCGTACTTTCGGTATGGAAGGTCTGTTCCGTCAGATCGGTATTTACAGCCCGAACGGTCAGCAGTACACCCCGCAGGACCGTGAGCAGGTTGCTTACTACAAAGAAGACGAGAAAGGCCAGATTCTGCAGGAAGGGATCAACGAGCTGGGCGCAGGCGCATCCTGGCTGGCTGCAGCGACCTCTTACAGTACCAACAACCTGCCGATGATCCCGTTCTACATCTACTACTCGATGTTCGGCTTCCAGCGTATCGGCGATCTGTGCTGGGCGGCTGGCGATCAGCAGGCTCGCGGCTTCCTGATTGGCGGGACTTCCGGTCGTACTACCCTGAACGGCGAAGGTCTGCAGCACGAAGATGGTCACAGCCACATTCAGTCACTGACTATCCCGAACTGTATCTCTTACGACCCGGCGTACGCCTATGAAGTGGCTGTCATCATGCATGATGGTCTGGTCCGTATGTACGGCGAAGCGCAAGAGAACGTTTACTACTACATCACGACGCTGAACGAAAACTACCACATGCCGGCCATGCCGGAAGGCGCCGAGGAAGGTATCCGTAAAGGTATCTACAAACTCGAAACCCTCGAAGGTAGCAAAGGTAAAGTTCAGCTGCTGGGCTCCGGTTCTATCCTGCGTCACGTGCGTGAAGCAGCGCAGATCCTGGCGAAAGAGTACGGCGTGGGTTCTGACGTGTATAGCGTCACCTCCTTCACCGAACTGGCGCGTGATGGCCAGGATTGCGAACGCTGGAACATGCTGCACCCGCTGGAAACCCCGCGCGTGCCGTATATCGCTCAGGTGATGAACGACGCTCCGGCAGTGGCATCCACTGACTATATGAAACTGTTCGCCGAGCAGGTTCGTACTTACGTACCGGCTGATGATTACCGCGTACTGGGTACCGATGGCTTCGGTCGTTCCGACAGCCGTGAAAACCTGCGTCACCACTTCGAAGTTGATGCTTCCTACGTGGTCGTAGCAGCGCTGGGCGAACTGGCTAAACGTGGTGAAATCGATAAGAAAGTGGTGGCTGACGCTATCGCGAAATTCGACATCGATGCAGAAAAAGTTAACCCGCGTCTGGCGTAA